A section of the Ignavibacteriales bacterium genome encodes:
- the paaC gene encoding phenylacetate-CoA oxygenase subunit PaaC: MEKTAVKDLIYRIADDDLILGHRNSEWTGLGPILEEDIAFSSMAQDKLGYAQAYYTILHDMGEADPDTLAFNRGAGVSENIENLYKCCHLVEYPIGEYDFSLMRHFLFDYAEAIRMEMLMNSAFEPLAQLARKFRGEIRYHIMHAHTWIKQLGHGSEESRARMQSALDECMPLALGIFEPSEYEDTLIEAGIFPGEAKLREVWLEQIKPVFAEADLNMPDVNTIDPHYGGRKGFHTEYLKPLLDEMTEVYRIDPSAEW; the protein is encoded by the coding sequence ATAGAAAAGACAGCCGTAAAAGACCTCATCTACAGGATAGCGGACGATGACCTCATTCTCGGTCACCGCAATTCCGAATGGACGGGGCTCGGTCCCATTCTCGAGGAAGACATCGCCTTCTCCTCCATGGCGCAGGATAAGCTCGGCTACGCGCAGGCTTACTATACCATATTGCACGACATGGGTGAAGCCGATCCCGACACGCTCGCTTTCAACAGGGGAGCAGGCGTAAGCGAAAATATTGAGAACTTATACAAATGCTGTCACCTCGTCGAATATCCCATCGGCGAATACGATTTTAGCCTGATGCGCCACTTCCTTTTCGATTACGCTGAAGCCATACGTATGGAGATGCTGATGAACTCCGCTTTCGAACCGCTCGCTCAGCTGGCGAGGAAGTTCCGCGGGGAGATCCGCTATCACATTATGCACGCCCACACCTGGATAAAACAGCTCGGTCACGGAAGTGAGGAATCCCGCGCGCGAATGCAGTCTGCGCTCGACGAATGTATGCCTCTCGCTCTCGGCATTTTCGAGCCCTCGGAATATGAGGACACGCTTATCGAAGCCGGCATTTTTCCCGGTGAAGCCAAACTCCGCGAGGTGTGGCTGGAACAGATAAAGCCCGTCTTCGCGGAAGCAGATCTGAATATGCCGGACGTGAACACCATCGATCCCCATTACGGCGGAAGAAAAGGTTTCCACACGGAATATCTCAAACCGCTCCTCGACGAGATGACGGAAGTTTACCGCATCGACCCGTCTGCCGAGTGGTAG
- the paaA gene encoding 1,2-phenylacetyl-CoA epoxidase subunit A: protein MYGGGYIFEPSGNGEGNVDDPKKLEEFEAKIAAGEKIEPTDWMPHEYRKQLIRMIEQHAHSEIIGALPEGTWITRAPGFRRKLALMAKVQDEVGHGQLLYSAAETLGKPREQMIDDLISGKSKYSNVFNYPAVTWADTAVIAWLIDAGAIINQVANSKGSYAPYCRALERICQEESFHLKYGHDNVVFLATGTPKQREMVQEALNRWWPPIMHFFGPSDKISVHTETLMRWKVKMASNDAMRQKFLDMYVPKIWDLGLTIPDPKLKKNEETGEWEYTEPDWDEFKRVINGDGPCNKERLAVRKMAEEKGEWVRKALARQDEKYMVPLS from the coding sequence ATGTATGGTGGCGGCTATATATTCGAACCCTCCGGCAACGGCGAGGGTAATGTAGATGACCCGAAAAAGCTCGAGGAGTTTGAGGCGAAGATCGCTGCGGGCGAGAAGATCGAACCCACGGATTGGATGCCTCATGAATACCGCAAGCAGTTGATTCGCATGATAGAACAGCACGCGCATTCCGAAATAATCGGCGCGCTCCCGGAAGGCACATGGATAACTCGCGCTCCCGGTTTCCGCCGTAAACTCGCGCTCATGGCAAAAGTGCAGGATGAAGTCGGCCACGGACAATTATTGTACAGCGCAGCAGAGACTCTCGGAAAACCACGCGAGCAGATGATAGACGATCTCATCTCCGGCAAATCAAAATACTCAAACGTGTTTAACTATCCCGCTGTGACGTGGGCTGATACCGCTGTCATTGCGTGGCTCATCGATGCCGGCGCGATAATTAACCAGGTTGCGAATTCCAAGGGCTCGTATGCGCCTTATTGCCGTGCTTTGGAACGCATCTGTCAGGAAGAATCGTTTCATCTAAAATACGGGCACGACAATGTTGTATTTCTCGCGACGGGTACGCCAAAGCAAAGAGAAATGGTGCAGGAAGCGCTTAACCGCTGGTGGCCTCCGATAATGCACTTCTTCGGACCATCCGATAAGATATCCGTGCATACCGAAACACTCATGCGCTGGAAAGTGAAGATGGCTTCCAACGATGCGATGAGGCAGAAATTCCTCGACATGTACGTGCCGAAGATATGGGACCTCGGTCTTACTATTCCCGATCCAAAGCTGAAAAAGAACGAAGAGACTGGTGAGTGGGAGTACACCGAACCCGACTGGGATGAATTTAAACGAGTAATTAACGGCGACGGTCCCTGTAATAAAGAGCGTCTTGCCGTGAGAAAGATGGCTGAAGAAAAGGGCGAATGGGTACGCAAAGCATTAGCTAGACAGGACGAGAAGTATATGGTTCCTTTATCATAA
- a CDS encoding TonB family protein, with protein MKQLKQKREEQKKFFEYKGAELKNFYKKYAMRALIFSVAFHFAVVGAWFMSSVMNDANADKKDEIKERIIILNEVPMINEQKEVQEPVAIEKPKVTVKKDLESLTPVPTRKVDSEKLTTKSQDQLDQVKGLVSSNGDDNGSTNITDATIKIDNTKIDANIKKDPPKVEPEKNFQPFEVEKAPVPVNLSSVKSSLRYPQSAIDQGIEGKMVAKILIGKNGEVIKVGSISGPDIFKDEIREKVDDLVFTPAMMNGQTVKCWVTVPFNFKLKSGFNH; from the coding sequence ATGAAACAACTAAAACAAAAGAGAGAAGAACAAAAAAAGTTCTTCGAGTACAAGGGCGCAGAATTGAAGAACTTTTATAAGAAGTACGCAATGCGGGCGCTTATATTTTCGGTCGCATTTCACTTCGCTGTAGTAGGAGCTTGGTTTATGTCGTCAGTAATGAATGACGCAAACGCCGATAAAAAGGATGAGATAAAAGAAAGGATAATCATTCTTAATGAGGTACCGATGATCAATGAGCAGAAAGAAGTTCAGGAACCGGTAGCTATCGAGAAACCTAAAGTAACAGTGAAAAAGGATCTCGAATCACTGACACCTGTTCCGACAAGAAAAGTAGATTCTGAAAAATTGACAACGAAGTCACAGGACCAGCTGGATCAGGTAAAGGGATTGGTATCAAGTAACGGTGATGATAACGGAAGTACAAACATCACTGACGCAACGATAAAGATCGATAATACGAAGATAGATGCAAATATCAAAAAGGATCCGCCAAAAGTCGAACCTGAAAAGAACTTCCAGCCGTTTGAGGTTGAGAAAGCGCCTGTACCGGTAAATCTGAGCAGTGTAAAAAGCTCACTGCGCTATCCGCAAAGCGCGATAGACCAGGGAATCGAAGGTAAGATGGTTGCGAAGATACTCATCGGGAAAAACGGTGAAGTAATTAAAGTAGGAAGTATATCAGGACCGGACATATTTAAAGATGAGATCAGGGAAAAGGTAGATGACCTGGTGTTTACACCTGCGATGATGAATGGACAAACAGTAAAATGCTGGGTAACGGTTCCGTTTAACTTTAAACTAAAAAGCGGATTTAATCACTAA